The DNA sequence GCAGCTCGGAGATCACCGCGTTCTCCGCCGACATCGCCTCGGAGTCCTCGATGAAATCGCCCAGTGGAGCCTCTTCGTCGGAGCCGACCGGCATGTCGAGGCTGACCGGGTCGCGGCTGTGCTCGAGCAGGTCGTTGATTTTCTCCGCTGGAATGCCGGACTCGGCGGCGAGTTCCTCATCGGTGGCCTCGCGGCCCAGCTGCTGGTGCATCTCGCGCTTGATCCGGGCCAGCTTGTTGACCTGTTCCACCAAGTGGACCGGCAGCCGGATGGTGCGGCTCTGATCCGCCATCCCACGGGTGATGGCCTGGCGGATCCACCAGGTCGCATAGGTGGAGAACTTGAAACCCTTTGCGTAGTCGAACTTCTCCATCGCCCGGATCAGTCCCAGGTTGCCTTCCTGGATCAGGTCCAGAAGTGGCATGCCCCGGCCGGTGTAGCGCTTGGCCAGTGAGACCACCAGACGCAGGTTGGCCTCCAACAGGTGCCGGCGGGCGGCTTCGCCGTCTCGTACCACCGCGGCGAGCTCGCGCTTGCGCTTCTCGCCAAAACGCTTGCGGGTGTCGAGCAGGTGCTGGGCGTACAGTCCGGCCTCGATCCGTTTGGCCAGCTCTACCTCATCGGCGGCATTGAGCAATGCTGTCTTGCCGATCCCGTTGAGGTACACCCGCACCAGATCTGCGGCTGGGCTCTGCGCGTCCAGATCGCCGTCGATCCGACTGGTGGTGGCATCTGCCTTTGCCATTGCGGCCTCCCGTTGATCGGCTTCTGCTGTCACACGTGTCAACGCCCGACACGCGTGCAGAGTTCCCGGCCGATCGCTTTTCCACACCACTTGACGTGCGGAAATACGGCAATGACTTTGAGAATGTGCTAAGAACCGGTACCGTACGGCGCTTCGCCGGTGGTGCTGCCGCCCGATCCCGGGGGTGTGTGCCGCTCCAGGGCGGGGCGGGTGCCGGTGGGAAACAGCGGTGTATGAGTGGGTGCCGCTTCATACCGGCGGGGTTCTTCGGCGCTGCGGGGAGGCCGGTCGTTGGCAATAAGTACAGCCATCCACGGCAGCGGTATCGACGCCACCAGAATCAGCACGGAAATCAGGCCGTTGTGCCATATTCCGTAGGCGATCGCGGCCAGGATCAGGGCAGGCACCCGGAACGCCATCAGCGTCAGGTACTTGCGTACCCGTTCGCGATGCTGCTGCTCGTAGGACGGGGCAGCCGCTGTGATCAGGATAGGTCGGCCGTCGTCGTCGAAACCCAGCTCGGGGCCGTGCTTCATCACTCCACTGTCCCACACGAACGATTCGACGGCACGAGGGGTTTTGGATCATCCCCGATTCTGGGCACAATGGGGAGATGGGCATACAGACCGACACCCTCGAACGCACCGATTCCGAGGAACGCGTCGATGACGGGACCGACGGCGACACCCCGAAGTACTTCCACTACGTCAAGAAGGACAAGATCGCCGAGAGCGCGGTCATGGGCACCCACGTGGTGGCGCTCTGCGGCGAGGTCTTCCCGGTGACCAAGTCGGCCAAGCCCGGCTCCCCGATCTGCCCGGACTGCAAGAAGATCTACGCCACTCTCAAGCACGCTTGACCGGATCGGTGGCATTGCGGGTCTCGGCCGGCTGGCCGGCCCGCGATACCACCCACCTACGCAGCTGGTGCAGGTGAGTGGCCTGCGCGGGCCACTCCTCTTGGACCGCGGCGTTGAGTTCTGCGCCCAACATGATGGCGAAGCCCAGCAGGAACGCGAACAGCAGGAAGGCGATCGGCGTCGCCAACGCCCCATAGGTGTAGCCGGTGCTGGTGATGTAACGCAGGTAGATCCGCAGCCCCATCGTCGCCACGACGAACACCGTGGTGGCCAGCAGTGCGCCGAACACCAGCCGATGCGAGGGCAGAGGCTTGGGCAGCGACACCCGATAGAGCACCGTCACCGCCAGCAGTAGGCCCAACACCAAGGCTGGGTAGTAGCCGAACCGCAGTACGTCGGTCCATCGGGCCGGGAGGTGCTCGGCTACCGCGTGCGGCCCCAGTGCGGCCAACGGTGCGGTGGCCACGGCGATCACCAGCATCGCGACGTAAAGACCCAAGGCAAAGAAGCGTTGTCGCACCGGATGCCGCAGCGGAG is a window from the Mycobacterium sp. SVM_VP21 genome containing:
- a CDS encoding sigma-70 family RNA polymerase sigma factor, with the translated sequence MAKADATTSRIDGDLDAQSPAADLVRVYLNGIGKTALLNAADEVELAKRIEAGLYAQHLLDTRKRFGEKRKRELAAVVRDGEAARRHLLEANLRLVVSLAKRYTGRGMPLLDLIQEGNLGLIRAMEKFDYAKGFKFSTYATWWIRQAITRGMADQSRTIRLPVHLVEQVNKLARIKREMHQQLGREATDEELAAESGIPAEKINDLLEHSRDPVSLDMPVGSDEEAPLGDFIEDSEAMSAENAVISELLHTDIRSVLATLDEREHQVIRLRFGLDDGQPRTLDQIGKLFGLSRERVRQIEREVMAKLRHGERADRLRSYAS
- a CDS encoding YihY/virulence factor BrkB family protein, which translates into the protein MSDQIPKPSRHHLLRIARRTLVKSWDDSIFAESAQAGFWSVLSLPPLLLGMLGSLSYVAPLFGPDTLATIQDRLIGMASSFFSKNVVVEIIEPTVRDIVANARGEVVSLGFVISLWAGSSAISAFVDSVVEAHDQTPLRHPVRQRFFALGLYVAMLVIAVATAPLAALGPHAVAEHLPARWTDVLRFGYYPALVLGLLLAVTVLYRVSLPKPLPSHRLVFGALLATTVFVVATMGLRIYLRYITSTGYTYGALATPIAFLLFAFLLGFAIMLGAELNAAVQEEWPAQATHLHQLRRWVVSRAGQPAETRNATDPVKRA
- a CDS encoding DUF3039 domain-containing protein: MQTDTLERTDSEERVDDGTDGDTPKYFHYVKKDKIAESAVMGTHVVALCGEVFPVTKSAKPGSPICPDCKKIYATLKHA
- a CDS encoding DUF3099 domain-containing protein translates to MWDSGVMKHGPELGFDDDGRPILITAAAPSYEQQHRERVRKYLTLMAFRVPALILAAIAYGIWHNGLISVLILVASIPLPWMAVLIANDRPPRSAEEPRRYEAAPTHTPLFPTGTRPALERHTPPGSGGSTTGEAPYGTGS